One window from the genome of Cryptosporangium phraense encodes:
- the efeO gene encoding iron uptake system protein EfeO, which translates to MSRSRSPRRAAFGVMGVALLAAAGCGSSGQEKPGDTASGPIPVAASDTSCTVEKTQLDAGTSTFEIKNIGSKVTEFYVYAEGDRIMGEVENIGPGLTRKLIVELPSGSYEGTCKPGLKGDGIRTALTVTGATESVSTDAQLAEATANYQRYVRSQTGAFITKTTEFVNAVKANDVPKAKALFPIARTYWERIEPVAESFGDLDPRIDARENDVEPGTEWTGFHRIEKDLWVTRDVSQDGALADTLLRDVQEVVTESNSVALSPVQLANGAKGLMDEVATGKITGEEDRYSHTDLWDFQGNVEGSKAAIAALRPALETRDPALVTELDTQFAAVQKLLDAQATDDGFTLYTELTPAEIKTFATAVDALSEPLSKVAAVVARK; encoded by the coding sequence ATGTCCAGGTCTCGCTCTCCCCGTCGCGCCGCATTCGGCGTGATGGGTGTCGCTCTACTCGCAGCAGCCGGGTGCGGTTCCTCGGGCCAGGAGAAGCCCGGAGACACCGCGAGTGGTCCGATCCCGGTGGCCGCCTCCGACACGTCGTGCACGGTCGAAAAGACCCAGCTCGACGCCGGGACCAGCACGTTCGAGATCAAGAACATCGGCAGCAAGGTCACCGAGTTCTACGTGTACGCCGAGGGCGACCGGATCATGGGTGAGGTCGAGAACATCGGCCCCGGCCTGACCCGGAAGCTGATCGTCGAACTGCCGTCGGGGTCCTATGAGGGCACCTGTAAGCCCGGCCTGAAAGGTGACGGCATCAGGACCGCGCTGACGGTCACCGGCGCCACCGAGTCGGTGTCGACCGACGCTCAGCTCGCCGAGGCCACCGCCAACTACCAGCGGTACGTGAGGAGCCAGACAGGTGCGTTCATCACGAAGACCACCGAATTCGTGAACGCCGTGAAGGCGAACGACGTGCCGAAGGCCAAGGCGCTGTTCCCGATCGCGCGCACCTACTGGGAGCGGATCGAGCCGGTCGCCGAGAGCTTCGGTGACCTCGACCCGCGGATCGACGCGCGGGAGAACGACGTCGAGCCGGGCACCGAGTGGACCGGGTTCCACCGGATCGAGAAGGACCTCTGGGTGACCAGGGACGTGTCCCAGGACGGCGCACTCGCCGACACCCTGCTCAGGGACGTCCAGGAAGTCGTCACCGAGTCCAACTCCGTCGCCCTCTCCCCGGTGCAGCTGGCCAACGGCGCGAAGGGCCTGATGGACGAGGTCGCGACCGGCAAGATCACCGGCGAGGAAGACCGCTACTCGCACACCGACCTGTGGGACTTCCAAGGCAACGTCGAGGGCTCGAAGGCGGCGATCGCGGCCCTGCGCCCCGCGCTGGAGACTCGTGACCCGGCGCTGGTGACCGAGCTCGACACCCAGTTCGCCGCGGTGCAGAAGCTACTCGACGCGCAAGCAACCGACGACGGCTTCACGCTCTACACCGAGCTGACCCCGGCCGAGATCAAGACCTTCGCGACCGCGGTCGACGCGCTGAGCGAGCCGCTGAGCAAGGTCGCCGCGGTGGTCGCCCGGAAATGA
- the efeU gene encoding iron uptake transporter permease EfeU codes for MLDYFAPNLLIGLREGLEAALVVSILVAYLVKTDRRGQLRLVWTGVAGAVAVSVAFGALLTFAVTGLDTFKQQEIAGGFLSIVAVGLVTWMIFWMRRTARHLKAELTGKLEAAVALGAGAVTVMAFLSVAREGLETALFFFSAAQQADSELGPLLGFLLGIAIAVVLAFALYRGALRINLSTFFTWTGVLLVVVAAGIFAYGFHDLQEAELLPGLSTLAFDVSAQIPPDSWYGTLLRGVFNFQPQTTVLQAVAWVTYLVPVLAFFLWPSRPAVAPEPASTRA; via the coding sequence GTGCTCGACTATTTCGCCCCGAATCTACTGATCGGGCTGCGTGAGGGTCTCGAGGCTGCGCTCGTGGTGAGCATCCTGGTCGCCTATCTGGTCAAGACCGATCGGCGCGGCCAGCTACGGCTGGTGTGGACCGGCGTGGCCGGTGCCGTCGCGGTGTCGGTCGCCTTCGGCGCGCTGCTCACGTTCGCCGTCACCGGCCTGGACACCTTCAAGCAGCAGGAGATCGCCGGTGGCTTCCTCTCGATCGTCGCGGTGGGTCTGGTCACCTGGATGATCTTCTGGATGCGGCGCACCGCCCGCCACCTGAAGGCCGAGCTGACCGGCAAGCTCGAGGCCGCGGTCGCGCTCGGCGCCGGTGCCGTGACCGTGATGGCGTTCCTGTCGGTAGCCCGCGAAGGGCTCGAGACCGCGCTGTTCTTCTTCAGCGCGGCGCAGCAGGCCGACAGCGAACTCGGGCCGCTGCTCGGGTTCCTGCTCGGGATCGCGATCGCCGTGGTGCTGGCGTTCGCGCTGTACCGAGGCGCGCTGCGGATCAACCTGAGCACGTTCTTCACCTGGACCGGCGTCCTCCTGGTCGTCGTAGCCGCAGGCATCTTCGCCTACGGCTTCCACGACCTGCAGGAAGCCGAACTCCTGCCCGGGCTGAGCACACTGGCGTTCGACGTGAGCGCGCAGATTCCGCCGGACTCCTGGTACGGGACGCTGCTACGCGGGGTCTTCAACTTCCAGCCGCAGACGACGGTGCTCCAGGCCGTCGCGTGGGTGACCTATCTGGTGCCCGTGCTCGCTTTTTTTCTCTGGCCGAGCCGGCCCGCCGTTGCCCCGGAGCCCGCCTCGACGCGGGCCTGA